A single region of the Gracilibacillus caseinilyticus genome encodes:
- the metK gene encoding methionine adenosyltransferase, which yields MAKNRRLFTSESVTEGHPDKICDQISDAILDEILSKDPNARVACETTVTTGLVLVSGEITTSTYVDIPKIVRNTIKEIGYTRAKYGFDAETCGVLTAIDEQSADIAGGVDQALEAREGHMTDDEIEAIGAGDQGLMFGYANNETPELMPLPISLAHRLAKRLSDVRKDNTLAYLRPDGKTQVTVEYDENDKPQRIDTIVISTQHHQDITLEQIQKDLKEFVINPVVPAELLDEDTKYFINPTGRFVIGGPQGDAGLTGRKIIVDTYGGYARHGGGAFSGKDATKVDRSAAYASRYVAKNIVAAGLAESCEVQLAYAIGVAQPVSISINTFGTGQYTEEQLVAAVRENFDLRPAGIIKMLDLRQPIYRKTAAYGHFGRTDEAFPWEKTDKVDQLKRFLAEV from the coding sequence ATGGCGAAAAACAGACGCTTATTTACATCAGAATCTGTCACAGAAGGACACCCTGATAAAATTTGTGATCAGATCTCCGATGCAATTTTAGATGAAATTTTATCAAAGGACCCGAATGCAAGGGTTGCTTGTGAAACAACGGTAACAACCGGACTCGTTCTTGTTTCTGGTGAGATTACCACTTCTACTTATGTAGACATTCCAAAAATTGTGCGTAATACGATTAAAGAAATCGGATATACGCGTGCTAAATATGGTTTTGATGCCGAAACATGTGGTGTATTAACAGCAATCGATGAGCAATCAGCAGATATTGCTGGCGGCGTGGATCAAGCGCTTGAAGCAAGAGAAGGTCACATGACAGATGATGAAATCGAAGCAATTGGTGCTGGTGACCAGGGTCTAATGTTTGGTTATGCTAATAATGAGACACCTGAATTAATGCCATTGCCGATCAGTTTGGCGCATCGCTTAGCGAAACGATTGTCAGATGTACGTAAAGACAATACGTTAGCTTATTTACGTCCAGATGGCAAAACTCAAGTAACTGTTGAATACGATGAAAATGATAAACCACAACGAATTGATACAATCGTAATTTCTACTCAACATCATCAGGATATAACATTAGAACAAATTCAAAAAGACTTAAAAGAATTTGTTATTAATCCTGTTGTTCCTGCTGAATTATTAGATGAGGATACGAAATATTTCATCAATCCAACTGGCCGATTTGTTATTGGTGGTCCACAAGGCGATGCGGGCTTAACCGGTAGAAAAATTATTGTCGATACCTATGGCGGATATGCTCGCCATGGTGGCGGTGCTTTCAGTGGAAAAGATGCAACAAAAGTAGACCGTTCAGCAGCGTATGCTTCTCGTTATGTAGCAAAAAATATCGTTGCTGCAGGACTTGCGGAATCATGTGAAGTACAGCTTGCTTATGCGATCGGTGTAGCACAACCAGTATCTATTTCGATCAATACATTTGGGACAGGTCAGTACACAGAAGAGCAATTAGTTGCAGCAGTTCGCGAAAACTTTGATCTTCGTCCAGCTGGTATTATTAAGATGTTAGATTTAAGACAACCTATTTATCGTAAAACAGCTGCATACGGACATTTTGGACGTACAGATGAAGCATTCCCATGGGAAAAAACGGACAAAGTAGATCAACTAAAACGTTTTTTAGCTGAAGTATAA
- the ytkD gene encoding RNA deprotection pyrophosphohydrolase encodes MKTFYDYYNNKVQLSFDNHPFDPEPRHVWVICRFDEKWLLTKHKNRGLEFPGGKVEKNETPQEAAIREVWEETGGEVAHIEYIGQYYVSGKREQLAKNIYFATVKALQKQDNYFETEGPVLLEKLPATIKTDEMYSFIMKDDVLSHSIQYVQHMLENA; translated from the coding sequence ATGAAAACTTTTTATGACTACTATAATAACAAAGTGCAGTTGTCTTTTGATAATCATCCGTTTGATCCAGAACCCAGGCATGTATGGGTGATCTGCAGATTTGATGAAAAGTGGCTGCTAACCAAACATAAAAACCGCGGTTTAGAATTCCCGGGCGGTAAAGTGGAAAAGAACGAAACACCGCAAGAGGCAGCAATAAGAGAAGTATGGGAGGAAACAGGAGGAGAAGTTGCCCACATTGAATACATCGGGCAATATTATGTGTCTGGTAAAAGAGAACAATTAGCCAAAAATATTTACTTTGCAACAGTGAAAGCATTGCAGAAACAGGATAACTATTTTGAAACGGAAGGCCCTGTCTTGCTTGAAAAACTTCCTGCAACAATCAAAACAGACGAGATGTACAGTTTTATCATGAAGGACGATGTTTTGTCACACAGTATCCAATATGTACAGCACATGCTAGAAAATGCATAG
- a CDS encoding hydrolase, with protein sequence MEKKTYYVNIASQEISQIPFGNNASYTIQATDEQVFLLREKFNELHEDDFGTFVRSHIPFVQYHQDLENDEYDNDLKDVFQMLHQLATPETRQAMEESGIGIEKNQ encoded by the coding sequence ATGGAGAAAAAAACATACTATGTCAATATCGCATCACAGGAAATATCACAGATTCCATTTGGAAACAATGCATCCTACACCATTCAGGCAACAGATGAACAAGTATTTTTGTTAAGGGAAAAATTTAATGAGCTGCATGAAGATGATTTTGGTACTTTTGTTCGCTCGCATATTCCATTTGTCCAATATCATCAGGACTTGGAAAATGATGAATATGATAATGATTTAAAAGATGTCTTTCAAATGTTACACCAGCTGGCAACGCCGGAAACTAGGCAAGCTATGGAGGAATCTGGCATTGGAATTGAAAAAAATCAATAA
- a CDS encoding ABC transporter ATP-binding protein, translating to METLVTKDLTLGYGEEIVIDDLDITIPKGEITVFIGGNGCGKSTLLRSLARLLKPKQGDVVLNGEDIAKIPTKEVAKQMAILPQSPISPEGLTVEDLVKQGRHPYKTMFKRWSEEDETAVNEALESTNMLDLKDRAVDSLSGGQRQRAWIAMTLAQGTDTILLDEPTTYLDMTHQIEILDLLFELNERRQSTIVMVLHDLNLACRYAHHIVAIKDKKVYAQGKPEEIINCGLVHDVFQMKADVMYDPMFGTPMCIPHGRGRCLIKEAVAESQQQMQSVGN from the coding sequence ATGGAAACATTAGTAACAAAAGATTTAACACTAGGATATGGTGAAGAGATAGTTATAGATGACTTAGATATTACAATCCCTAAAGGAGAAATTACAGTCTTTATTGGTGGAAATGGCTGTGGTAAGTCGACTTTACTTCGCTCATTAGCAAGGTTGCTAAAACCGAAGCAAGGGGATGTCGTACTAAACGGTGAAGATATTGCGAAAATCCCTACTAAAGAAGTGGCAAAACAAATGGCGATTTTGCCACAAAGTCCTATCAGCCCGGAAGGATTAACAGTAGAAGACTTAGTCAAACAAGGAAGACATCCATATAAGACGATGTTCAAACGCTGGTCCGAAGAAGATGAGACAGCAGTAAATGAAGCGTTGGAATCGACAAATATGCTCGACTTAAAAGATCGTGCCGTGGATTCCTTATCAGGTGGACAGCGGCAGCGTGCCTGGATTGCAATGACGCTTGCACAAGGAACAGATACTATCCTGTTGGATGAGCCTACAACATACTTAGATATGACACACCAGATTGAAATTTTGGATTTATTATTCGAGTTGAATGAACGTCGTCAAAGCACAATTGTCATGGTGTTACATGATTTAAACCTTGCTTGCCGTTATGCACATCATATTGTTGCAATTAAAGACAAAAAGGTGTATGCGCAAGGTAAACCGGAGGAAATTATTAATTGTGGCTTAGTGCACGATGTATTCCAAATGAAAGCAGATGTCATGTATGATCCGATGTTTGGAACACCTATGTGTATCCCGCACGGACGTGGACGATGCCTGATCAAAGAAGCTGTAGCAGAATCACAACAACAAATGCAATCAGTCGGAAATTAA
- a CDS encoding DNA polymerase IV — MDYTTYPKHDVLCIDMRSFYASIECVKRGLDPMTAMLAVVGDKNRSGSIILAASPALKRKYGVKNVSRYFELPEDPDIYVVEAKMGDYVNVSVEITKLLYQYVPKEAIHPYSVDEMWITVDGMKHLYGDAQKIAKMIMDEIYDTMGLTCAIGIGDNKFLAKVVMDIYAKKTGIATCRYQDVERLLWPIPIEKVWGIGRRLTVHLNKMGIIYLGQLANYRLDRLQKRFGVIGEQLYWHAWGIDLSPVYDSYYKKETQKGFGHGMTLLRDYSAEETLVCILDLCEEVCRRARTHERAGRTIHLGVGYADNGGGFHRSRSLHLPTNVTMDIYQVCFQLFHEFYDQHSKIRRVSVSLNNLYDDIETQLNLFDNEPKKKDLGYVMDAIRAKYGSTSLLRATSYTKAGITRERSKKIGGHYA; from the coding sequence ATGGATTACACTACCTATCCAAAGCATGATGTCCTATGTATTGATATGCGTTCTTTTTACGCAAGTATTGAATGTGTGAAACGCGGTCTTGATCCTATGACTGCCATGCTCGCGGTAGTTGGTGACAAGAACCGTTCGGGCAGTATTATTCTGGCTGCTTCCCCCGCTTTAAAACGAAAGTATGGTGTCAAAAATGTCAGCCGGTACTTTGAATTGCCGGAGGATCCTGATATCTATGTTGTCGAAGCTAAAATGGGAGATTATGTGAACGTCTCCGTAGAAATTACGAAGCTGCTTTATCAATATGTCCCAAAAGAAGCGATTCACCCTTATTCTGTTGATGAAATGTGGATCACTGTTGATGGGATGAAGCATTTATATGGAGATGCTCAAAAAATTGCCAAGATGATCATGGATGAAATATATGACACAATGGGATTAACCTGTGCCATTGGAATTGGAGATAACAAATTTCTGGCAAAAGTTGTGATGGATATATACGCAAAAAAGACCGGAATTGCTACGTGCCGCTATCAGGATGTAGAACGGCTACTTTGGCCGATACCAATTGAAAAAGTTTGGGGGATTGGCAGACGGTTGACCGTTCACTTAAATAAAATGGGTATCATTTATTTAGGACAGCTTGCAAATTATCGCTTAGATCGCTTACAGAAACGGTTTGGTGTGATTGGCGAGCAGTTATATTGGCATGCATGGGGCATTGATTTAAGCCCTGTATATGATTCCTACTACAAAAAAGAAACCCAAAAAGGCTTTGGGCATGGCATGACATTATTAAGAGATTACAGCGCAGAAGAAACCTTAGTCTGTATACTTGATTTGTGCGAGGAGGTTTGTCGACGCGCACGTACCCATGAACGAGCAGGCAGAACTATCCATCTGGGTGTTGGTTATGCGGATAATGGAGGGGGTTTTCATCGCTCTCGTTCTCTTCATTTGCCTACTAATGTGACAATGGATATTTACCAGGTATGCTTTCAATTATTTCACGAATTTTACGATCAACACAGTAAAATCAGGCGTGTATCGGTATCCTTGAACAATCTATATGATGATATTGAGACGCAATTGAACTTGTTTGATAATGAGCCGAAAAAGAAAGATCTCGGCTATGTGATGGACGCTATTCGTGCTAAATACGGTTCCACTTCCCTGCTGCGTGCAACAAGCTATACGAAAGCAGGCATTACGAGAGAGAGAAGTAAAAAAATTGGCGGACACTATGCCTAA
- a CDS encoding o-succinylbenzoate--CoA ligase: MAIWKVVLDMEHWLTMRANLSPGSTAIELDNGDTYTFLQLKQKAERFALQLSNVHQQGHLAILSDNTADMIIAFWACTYLKVPTVFLNTRLTLTEWQQQCDDADVQLLLCADGYIVGAEHLQQSVYSFSHIHTLTPTDKALASMIDMDSVCSMMFTSGTTGRAKAVMQSFQNHWSSAVASALNLGLMPTDKWLICLPLFHISGLSTLFKSVIYGMPVYLMERFEEDKVHHAIMEKQVTIISVVAVTCERLLQRLGEANYPTSFRCMLLGGGPAPKSLLEKAKQRHVPIVQSYGMTETSSQIITLNAADALRKLGSAGKPLFTSSLQIIKDNREALSNEVGEIVVKGPMVTNGYYQRVEANQKAFRDGWLYTGDLGYLDEEGFLFVVDRRSDLIISGGENIYPAEIEDVLLSCDGVLEAGVTGMKDEKWGQVPVAFVVCDSEQITSEHILAYCQERLAAFKVPKRLMFCSQLPRNATGKLQRYKLKEC, encoded by the coding sequence GTGGCAATTTGGAAAGTGGTGTTAGATATGGAGCATTGGCTGACAATGCGGGCCAATTTATCGCCAGGATCGACGGCGATTGAATTAGATAACGGTGATACTTATACATTTTTACAATTGAAACAGAAGGCAGAGAGGTTCGCGTTACAGTTATCAAATGTGCATCAGCAAGGTCATCTGGCGATTTTATCAGATAATACTGCTGATATGATCATTGCGTTCTGGGCTTGTACTTATCTCAAAGTCCCGACAGTTTTTCTTAACACGCGATTAACTTTAACAGAATGGCAGCAGCAATGCGACGATGCTGATGTTCAACTGCTTTTATGTGCAGATGGCTATATAGTAGGTGCAGAACACCTACAACAGAGCGTTTACAGCTTTTCGCATATCCATACTTTGACGCCAACAGATAAAGCACTCGCTTCTATGATCGATATGGATTCTGTCTGTTCGATGATGTTTACCTCTGGAACTACAGGCAGAGCAAAAGCGGTGATGCAATCTTTTCAAAACCATTGGTCAAGTGCAGTTGCGTCTGCTTTGAATTTAGGGTTGATGCCCACAGATAAATGGTTGATCTGTTTACCGCTGTTTCATATTAGTGGTCTTTCCACCCTGTTCAAAAGTGTGATTTATGGTATGCCAGTGTATCTTATGGAGCGATTTGAGGAAGACAAGGTGCATCACGCAATCATGGAAAAACAAGTGACGATTATCTCGGTTGTAGCGGTCACATGCGAGCGGTTGTTACAACGATTAGGTGAAGCGAATTACCCCACATCATTCCGTTGTATGCTACTAGGGGGCGGGCCAGCCCCAAAGTCGTTGCTGGAAAAAGCGAAACAAAGGCATGTCCCGATTGTTCAGTCTTATGGTATGACAGAGACAAGCTCGCAAATCATTACTCTAAATGCAGCCGATGCCTTAAGGAAGCTCGGTTCAGCAGGTAAGCCACTGTTTACTTCTTCTTTACAAATTATCAAGGACAACAGAGAAGCTTTGTCCAATGAAGTGGGAGAAATTGTTGTTAAAGGTCCGATGGTGACAAATGGCTATTATCAAAGAGTGGAAGCCAACCAAAAAGCGTTTCGAGACGGTTGGTTGTACACTGGTGATTTAGGCTATTTGGATGAAGAAGGTTTTCTATTCGTTGTCGATCGGCGCAGCGATTTAATTATTTCGGGAGGGGAGAACATATACCCTGCTGAGATAGAAGACGTTCTACTCTCATGCGATGGTGTTCTTGAAGCGGGTGTAACTGGTATGAAAGATGAAAAATGGGGACAAGTGCCGGTCGCTTTTGTTGTATGCGATTCTGAGCAAATAACATCAGAACACATACTTGCATACTGTCAGGAAAGACTGGCTGCTTTTAAAGTCCCAAAACGGTTAATGTTCTGTTCTCAACTGCCCCGTAACGCTACTGGTAAGCTGCAACGTTATAAGTTGAAGGAGTGTTGA
- the menB gene encoding 1,4-dihydroxy-2-naphthoyl-CoA synthase, with product MTVEWINERTYDDILYETYNGIAKITINRPEVRNAFRPHTVNELIEAFTYARDDSNIGVIVLAGAGDKAFCSGGDQKVRGHGGYVGDDEVPRLNVLDLQRLIRVIPKPVVAMVSGYAIGGGHVLHVVCDLTIAADNAIFGQTGPKVGSFDAGYGAGLLARIVGHKKAREIWYLCRQYNAQEALDMGLVNTVVPLDKLEEETVQWCEEMLEKSPTALRFLKASFNADTDGLAGLQQMGGDATLLYYTTDEAKEGRDAFKEKRKPDFKQFPRFP from the coding sequence ATGACAGTAGAATGGATAAATGAACGCACTTATGATGATATTTTATATGAAACGTATAATGGGATTGCGAAAATTACCATTAATCGCCCTGAGGTTCGAAATGCTTTTCGTCCTCATACGGTAAACGAATTAATTGAGGCATTTACATATGCACGTGACGATTCCAATATCGGTGTGATTGTGCTTGCTGGTGCAGGAGATAAAGCATTTTGTTCTGGTGGAGATCAAAAAGTACGTGGTCATGGCGGCTATGTAGGCGATGATGAAGTTCCTCGTCTTAATGTACTTGATCTGCAACGCTTAATTCGCGTTATTCCAAAGCCGGTAGTTGCAATGGTTTCTGGTTATGCAATCGGTGGTGGTCACGTACTGCATGTCGTATGTGATTTAACAATCGCTGCGGATAATGCAATCTTTGGACAGACCGGACCAAAAGTAGGTAGCTTTGATGCTGGTTATGGTGCGGGCTTACTAGCTCGTATTGTTGGTCATAAGAAGGCACGTGAAATCTGGTATTTATGCCGCCAGTACAATGCACAGGAAGCATTGGATATGGGGCTTGTCAATACGGTAGTGCCTCTGGACAAACTGGAAGAAGAAACGGTTCAATGGTGTGAAGAAATGTTGGAAAAATCACCGACTGCACTTCGTTTCCTAAAAGCCTCTTTCAATGCGGATACAGATGGCTTGGCAGGTTTGCAGCAAATGGGTGGCGATGCGACATTGCTTTACTATACTACGGATGAAGCAAAAGAAGGACGAGACGCATTTAAAGAAAAGCGCAAGCCAGACTTTAAACAATTCCCTCGTTTTCCATAA
- the menH gene encoding 2-succinyl-6-hydroxy-2,4-cyclohexadiene-1-carboxylate synthase: MYICDFWVESFGEGEPVVFFHGFTGSAQTWQFIRDMIPDRKLIFVDLPGHGKTIAKVASMEQCCLQLYELFRQLRIDSFDLVGYSMGGRTALAFVSLYPDLVRSLTLESASPGIADDVERETRMYKDLELASFIRNHLLDDFVDKWENIPLFASQKQLPLSVQQMVRLERLSHTREGLAMSLESMGTGKMASCWQLLKQVGIPVLLLVGEWDKKFIDINQEMMKLLPNSECKLIEQAGHAIHVEQSRIFGTIVKEFINRRRSSNDSRMDK, from the coding sequence ATGTATATTTGTGATTTTTGGGTCGAGTCTTTTGGGGAAGGGGAACCGGTTGTTTTCTTCCATGGTTTTACCGGATCTGCTCAAACCTGGCAATTTATTCGCGATATGATCCCGGACCGGAAGCTGATTTTTGTTGATTTACCAGGGCACGGCAAAACGATTGCAAAAGTAGCCAGCATGGAACAATGTTGCCTACAACTGTATGAATTATTCAGGCAACTAAGGATCGATTCGTTTGATTTGGTTGGCTATTCAATGGGTGGACGAACCGCGTTGGCGTTTGTCAGCCTCTATCCTGATCTGGTTCGATCGCTGACACTAGAAAGTGCATCACCTGGCATTGCGGATGATGTAGAGCGAGAGACTCGTATGTATAAAGATCTGGAGCTTGCAAGCTTTATTCGCAACCATTTGCTTGACGATTTTGTTGATAAGTGGGAAAATATTCCGTTGTTTGCATCACAAAAACAGCTCCCGCTATCTGTACAACAAATGGTGAGGTTGGAGCGGCTTTCCCATACAAGAGAAGGCTTGGCAATGTCATTGGAAAGCATGGGAACAGGAAAGATGGCTTCTTGCTGGCAGTTGCTTAAGCAGGTCGGGATACCTGTTCTGCTGCTTGTTGGTGAATGGGATAAGAAATTTATCGATATTAATCAAGAAATGATGAAGTTATTGCCAAATAGTGAGTGTAAACTCATTGAGCAAGCGGGTCATGCAATTCATGTGGAACAATCGCGAATTTTTGGTACAATAGTAAAAGAGTTTATCAATAGGAGGAGGTCATCAAATGACAGTAGAATGGATAAATGA
- the menD gene encoding 2-succinyl-5-enolpyruvyl-6-hydroxy-3-cyclohexene-1-carboxylic-acid synthase, with protein sequence MSHVEALTKYVGHFVDQLYQSGVIDIVISPGSRSTPLSLSFAAYERFNVWVDIDERSAGFFALGMAKETNKAVVLVCSSGTAAANYFPAIIEAAQSRVPLIVLTADRPHELRDVGAAQAIDQLKMYGNYPKWFHEMALPDASPQMLQYARNNADRAVQTAASQIKGPVHLNFPFREPLIPDFELSDVWFSNEQHDTVRHFQPEQTNLSDQHLDQIKQRLQSKKRGLIICGPHDHKLLANAVLDLAEAWGLPVLGDPLSFTRMYTNRAVLIESYDSILKNKKVRGLMKPDFIIRFGAMPVAKPVLQLLQEQDIDQLIVDDLVTYRNPTQKRADYLYGQPEHVAKQLATLSLHFDQHWLTTWQHLNQYAKSILQEAADDLTEGLAVRGIQSVIPNESILFVGNSMPIRDVDSFWFDNEKQVPVYANRGANGIDGVVSTAMGMAASGKRVTLLVGDISFLHSMNGLLLTKQYDLSVTVVLINNKGGGIFSFLPQAQQNIPHYELLFGTPQQLDMKKVAHLYDLPYENVTEYQPYLQALHNSYHADGVSLIEVQTDRQENVNWHQAKWQQIEQYTLSILKDNTDVYL encoded by the coding sequence ATGAGCCATGTCGAAGCATTAACGAAATATGTTGGTCATTTTGTTGATCAATTATATCAAAGTGGTGTCATAGATATCGTGATCTCACCGGGTTCACGTTCAACGCCTTTATCTCTTAGTTTTGCCGCATACGAACGCTTCAATGTCTGGGTGGATATTGATGAGCGTTCTGCCGGTTTTTTCGCATTAGGAATGGCAAAGGAAACGAACAAAGCAGTCGTACTGGTATGTTCCTCCGGTACGGCTGCTGCTAATTATTTTCCCGCTATTATTGAAGCAGCACAAAGCAGGGTTCCTTTAATAGTACTAACAGCCGATCGCCCTCATGAATTACGTGATGTAGGGGCAGCCCAAGCGATTGATCAGCTCAAAATGTATGGCAATTATCCGAAGTGGTTTCACGAAATGGCATTACCTGATGCATCCCCACAAATGTTGCAATATGCACGAAATAATGCCGATCGGGCTGTCCAGACAGCAGCGAGCCAAATCAAAGGTCCTGTGCATTTGAATTTTCCATTCCGTGAACCACTTATTCCGGATTTTGAACTTTCGGATGTCTGGTTCAGTAACGAGCAGCATGATACTGTTCGTCATTTTCAACCGGAACAAACCAACCTGTCTGATCAGCATCTTGATCAAATTAAACAAAGACTTCAATCTAAAAAAAGAGGATTGATTATTTGCGGGCCTCATGATCATAAATTGCTGGCAAATGCTGTTTTAGACTTAGCGGAAGCGTGGGGGTTACCAGTCCTAGGCGATCCTCTTTCATTTACCCGAATGTATACGAACAGGGCAGTTTTAATAGAAAGCTATGACAGTATTCTGAAAAACAAAAAAGTCAGAGGATTAATGAAGCCGGATTTTATCATTCGTTTTGGTGCCATGCCAGTTGCGAAGCCTGTGTTACAACTGTTGCAGGAACAGGATATTGATCAATTGATCGTGGATGATTTGGTTACATATCGTAATCCTACCCAAAAGCGTGCTGATTATTTATATGGGCAGCCTGAACATGTCGCAAAGCAGCTAGCTACGTTGTCACTTCATTTCGATCAGCACTGGTTAACAACCTGGCAACATCTGAATCAGTATGCTAAATCTATATTGCAGGAAGCAGCTGATGACTTAACTGAGGGATTAGCGGTACGTGGAATCCAGTCGGTCATTCCGAATGAAAGTATTTTGTTTGTCGGTAATAGTATGCCGATTCGAGATGTCGATTCTTTTTGGTTTGATAATGAAAAACAAGTTCCTGTTTATGCTAACCGGGGCGCGAACGGCATTGATGGTGTGGTATCTACAGCAATGGGAATGGCTGCGTCAGGTAAACGAGTGACACTTTTAGTTGGCGACATTTCTTTTTTGCATAGCATGAATGGCCTTTTGTTAACGAAACAATATGACTTGAGTGTCACGGTTGTGTTAATCAATAATAAAGGTGGCGGAATCTTCTCGTTTCTGCCACAGGCACAACAAAACATACCACATTATGAATTGCTGTTTGGTACGCCGCAACAGTTAGACATGAAAAAAGTAGCCCATTTATATGACTTGCCTTACGAGAACGTTACAGAGTATCAACCTTATTTACAAGCATTACACAACAGTTATCATGCTGATGGGGTGTCGCTCATTGAAGTACAAACAGATCGCCAGGAAAATGTGAACTGGCACCAAGCGAAATGGCAGCAAATCGAACAGTATACCTTATCGATTCTGAAGGATAATACAGATGTATATTTGTGA
- a CDS encoding isochorismate synthase, whose translation MIETKEINIDGVLQAAQKQSIDKSAPTFVSVTEKIERINAIDFFQSGKVLGKNRIYWSSADQKTIFAGIGDAVNLTDSNASYNTIKNKWGKWMQNSKIVNPYDDKRSGPIAFGGFPFDSEEPVEELWRGFDGSQFRVPTFLLTIDQSDVYLTTTVLVEQESHIDQLAAELITEKHQLLHGTHAEFHENQIVLKHEVDPEAWKTIVERATKKIADNQVNKIVLARELQVEFDQTCDIGQVLSQLQRTQQHSFVFAWEKDEVCFVGATPERLVKVNNQKVFSTCIAGTAPRGKTVEQDHELGKQLLDDQKNREEHQFVVDMIKQAVFSFAKSVHIPDEPVLYPLKNLQHLYTPVEAELDDGYTLLDVVGKLHPTPALCGFPRETALDFIRNFEKLERGWYGAPIGWFDQNFNGEFAVAIRSALINQEKASLFAGCGVVKDSDPEMEYKETAIKFTPMLHALGESK comes from the coding sequence ATGATTGAGACAAAGGAAATAAATATAGATGGTGTGTTACAAGCAGCACAGAAGCAATCCATCGATAAATCAGCACCAACCTTTGTTAGTGTGACGGAGAAGATCGAGAGGATTAACGCGATCGATTTCTTTCAGAGCGGCAAAGTACTTGGTAAGAACAGAATATATTGGTCTAGTGCAGATCAAAAAACTATATTTGCTGGGATCGGCGATGCTGTAAATTTGACTGATTCTAATGCGTCTTACAATACGATTAAAAATAAATGGGGAAAATGGATGCAAAACAGTAAAATCGTCAATCCCTATGATGATAAAAGGTCGGGTCCTATTGCCTTTGGCGGTTTTCCTTTTGATTCTGAAGAACCGGTTGAAGAGTTGTGGCGTGGTTTTGATGGCAGTCAGTTTCGTGTACCGACATTCTTGTTAACTATTGATCAAAGTGATGTTTATTTAACGACAACTGTATTGGTTGAACAAGAAAGTCATATTGATCAGTTAGCCGCGGAACTTATTACAGAGAAGCATCAGCTTCTGCATGGCACACATGCCGAGTTTCATGAAAATCAGATTGTATTAAAACATGAAGTAGATCCAGAAGCATGGAAGACAATAGTTGAGCGTGCTACGAAAAAAATAGCTGATAACCAAGTTAATAAAATTGTACTTGCTCGAGAATTACAAGTGGAATTTGACCAGACATGTGATATCGGACAAGTTCTGTCACAGTTACAACGTACACAACAGCACAGCTTTGTATTTGCTTGGGAAAAGGACGAAGTATGTTTTGTTGGAGCAACACCAGAGCGTCTGGTAAAGGTAAACAATCAAAAGGTGTTTTCCACTTGCATCGCTGGTACGGCACCGCGAGGCAAAACAGTGGAACAGGATCATGAATTAGGCAAGCAATTGCTTGATGATCAGAAAAATCGTGAAGAACATCAATTCGTTGTTGATATGATTAAACAAGCAGTATTTTCATTCGCTAAATCTGTGCATATACCGGATGAGCCGGTTTTATATCCGTTAAAAAACCTCCAGCATCTATATACACCTGTAGAAGCTGAATTAGATGATGGATATACGTTATTAGATGTTGTGGGTAAATTGCATCCCACTCCAGCACTGTGTGGGTTTCCGCGGGAAACAGCATTGGATTTCATCCGCAATTTCGAAAAGCTGGAACGCGGCTGGTACGGAGCACCTATCGGATGGTTTGATCAGAACTTTAATGGTGAATTTGCAGTGGCAATTCGATCCGCGCTGATTAATCAGGAAAAAGCCTCCTTATTTGCTGGTTGTGGTGTTGTGAAAGATTCTGATCCGGAGATGGAATACAAAGAGACCGCTATTAAATTCACTCCGATGTTGCATGCATTGGGGGAGTCGAAATGA